Proteins co-encoded in one Streptomyces sp. NBC_01571 genomic window:
- a CDS encoding CGNR zinc finger domain-containing protein, with translation MSARFPDFRLGKVLATSFTGTLSERHGDAVERIPTPQRLVDWLVVSGLAVESCTTAQLERAWELRESIHAAATAAACRAPLPVAAVQIINDCSTQGRAAAVLTPENNRQWRLGPTSSVEDALSVVAADAVSIIAGERDGKLALCASPTCQAAFFDTSQSRTRKWCDMNTCGNRQKKARFNASSGENARSAK, from the coding sequence ATGAGTGCTCGTTTCCCTGACTTCCGTCTCGGCAAGGTGCTGGCGACCAGCTTCACGGGGACCCTGTCGGAGCGTCATGGCGACGCTGTGGAGCGCATCCCCACGCCGCAACGACTCGTCGACTGGCTGGTGGTGAGTGGCCTCGCCGTGGAGTCCTGCACCACCGCCCAGCTCGAACGCGCTTGGGAGCTGAGGGAATCAATTCACGCCGCTGCGACAGCGGCCGCGTGCCGAGCCCCACTCCCTGTGGCTGCTGTCCAGATCATCAATGACTGCAGCACTCAGGGTCGGGCCGCGGCGGTCTTGACGCCCGAGAACAATCGGCAGTGGCGGCTTGGCCCGACTTCCTCCGTGGAGGATGCCCTAAGCGTTGTCGCCGCCGACGCGGTCAGCATCATCGCAGGTGAACGAGACGGGAAATTGGCCTTGTGCGCGTCGCCAACCTGCCAAGCCGCCTTCTTCGACACCAGTCAGAGCCGCACCCGCAAATGGTGCGACATGAACACATGCGGGAATCGTCAGAAGAAGGCGCGCTTCAATGCCAGTAGTGGCGAAAACGCCAGATCGGCAAAGTGA
- a CDS encoding epoxide hydrolase family protein, translating to MNRQTRDVQAFEAHATDTDLDDLRARLAAARLPEAETVYRAASDPRRWEQGVPLADLVDVVNYWRTGYNWRSFEARLNQIGQFRTPIDGLGIHFLHRRSTRADATPLILTHGWPGSIAEFIHVIDELADPQNADAPAFHVVVPSLPGFGHSDKPATTGWGIEKIAAAWVELMARLGYGKFVAHGGDWGGVITTVLGGRFPEHVLGIHTTTAQAPPGLPTDGLTAAERKWTEETRDFWRHHAAYAKQQATRPQTIGYSLVDSPVGLLAWILDKFAEWTDTEDSPFETVSRDRVLDDVTLYWLTRTGASSARIYYESHNSLDPDLRVDVPSAISVYPRDIEKCPRAWAQERYRQIVRWRSPETGGHFPSLEVPDYFVRDLQEGLAAVLAAD from the coding sequence ATGAACCGTCAAACCCGCGACGTGCAAGCATTCGAAGCCCACGCAACCGACACCGACCTCGACGACCTGCGCGCACGATTGGCCGCGGCACGGTTGCCGGAGGCAGAGACGGTTTACCGCGCCGCGTCCGACCCTCGCCGATGGGAACAGGGCGTTCCTCTCGCCGACCTCGTGGACGTCGTGAACTATTGGCGCACCGGGTACAACTGGCGGTCGTTCGAAGCGCGCCTCAACCAGATCGGCCAGTTCCGCACGCCCATTGACGGTCTGGGAATCCACTTCCTGCATCGCCGGTCCACCCGCGCAGACGCCACCCCTCTGATCTTGACACACGGCTGGCCAGGCAGCATCGCCGAGTTCATCCATGTGATAGACGAACTGGCAGATCCGCAAAACGCGGACGCGCCGGCGTTCCACGTCGTAGTCCCGTCGCTGCCAGGTTTTGGTCACAGCGACAAGCCGGCCACCACCGGGTGGGGAATCGAAAAGATCGCGGCCGCATGGGTGGAACTGATGGCAAGGCTCGGCTACGGCAAGTTCGTAGCCCACGGCGGCGACTGGGGAGGTGTGATCACCACGGTCCTCGGCGGCAGGTTCCCGGAGCACGTTCTCGGCATCCACACGACGACCGCGCAGGCACCGCCCGGGTTGCCAACGGACGGGCTGACGGCGGCCGAGCGCAAATGGACCGAGGAAACCCGCGATTTCTGGCGCCACCACGCGGCGTACGCGAAGCAGCAGGCGACCCGGCCGCAGACCATCGGATACTCGCTCGTCGACTCACCAGTCGGGCTTCTTGCCTGGATCCTCGACAAGTTCGCCGAGTGGACAGATACCGAAGACAGCCCGTTCGAGACGGTTTCCAGGGACCGCGTTCTTGACGACGTCACCCTGTATTGGCTGACGCGAACCGGCGCGTCATCGGCCCGCATCTACTACGAGAGCCACAACTCGCTCGACCCCGACCTTCGGGTGGACGTCCCGTCAGCAATCAGTGTGTATCCCCGCGACATCGAGAAGTGTCCGCGCGCCTGGGCACAGGAGCGGTACCGGCAGATCGTCCGATGGAGGTCGCCCGAAACCGGGGGGCATTTCCCGTCGCTGGAGGTTCCCGATTATTTCGTCAGGGATCTCCAAGAGGGCCTCGCGGCAGTGCTGGCCGCTGACTGA
- a CDS encoding LysR family transcriptional regulator: protein MELRDIEIFLVLAEELHFGRSAERLHVSPARVSQAIKKQERVIGGQLFERTSRHVRMTPLGEVLLQRLKPAYEGIQEAMAEVTTIARHPAGTLTLGVMGAQMHEMRPVLTHFRAGHPSVELRFREVFFSDPFGALRAGEVDAVATWLPVREPDLTVGVVLREEPLHLMVATGHPLARQESVSVEVLGDHIVPRLNGPLPAYWESAVLPTRTPAGRPVRRGPAVSTFYEILALVAAGDVVCTVPDEGRRYNAQPDVAFLPLHDAPPVQWALIWRTDRATALVRALAEAATDCGDATER, encoded by the coding sequence ATGGAACTGCGGGACATAGAGATCTTCCTGGTGCTCGCGGAGGAACTCCACTTCGGCCGCAGCGCCGAGCGCCTGCATGTCTCCCCAGCCCGTGTCAGTCAGGCGATCAAGAAGCAGGAACGCGTCATCGGCGGTCAGCTCTTCGAGCGGACCAGCCGCCACGTGCGGATGACCCCTCTCGGAGAGGTGCTGCTCCAGCGACTGAAGCCGGCGTACGAGGGCATCCAGGAAGCCATGGCCGAGGTGACCACCATCGCCCGCCATCCGGCCGGCACGCTGACGCTGGGGGTCATGGGTGCGCAGATGCACGAGATGCGCCCGGTCCTCACCCATTTCCGGGCCGGGCATCCGTCCGTCGAACTCCGGTTCAGAGAGGTGTTCTTCAGCGATCCGTTCGGAGCCTTGCGGGCCGGTGAGGTCGACGCGGTGGCCACCTGGCTGCCCGTTCGTGAACCGGACCTGACTGTCGGCGTGGTGCTGCGCGAGGAACCGCTCCACTTGATGGTGGCCACCGGCCACCCGCTCGCCCGGCAGGAGTCGGTGAGCGTGGAGGTGCTCGGTGACCACATCGTGCCGCGCCTGAACGGCCCTCTTCCCGCCTACTGGGAGAGTGCGGTCCTGCCGACCCGCACACCGGCCGGACGCCCTGTCCGCCGGGGGCCGGCCGTCTCCACCTTCTACGAGATCCTTGCCCTCGTCGCGGCAGGCGACGTGGTGTGCACGGTCCCCGACGAGGGACGCCGCTACAACGCGCAGCCCGACGTCGCCTTCCTTCCCCTCCATGACGCCCCGCCCGTCCAGTGGGCCCTGATCTGGCGCACCGACCGCGCGACCGCATTGGTACGCGCACTCGCCGAGGCGGCGACGGACTGCGGGGACGCAACGGAGCGATAG
- a CDS encoding CatB-related O-acetyltransferase, giving the protein MPSDPSAARTPDPAALHPLPAHQRVVFLKPLVAGTHVVAGDFTYYDDPDGATDFVQRNVLYAYGPERLVIGKYCAIATGTRFLMAGAGHPSMGVSTFPFTMFGGEWAEQTLDIVTGMPSRGDTVVGNDVWFGYGATVMPGVRIGDGAVIAAGAMVTADVPPYTVVGGNPAGTIRQRFDDSDVERLVRAAWWDWPVALVTTHARTIMAGSPRDIERIAAAEGLEQQ; this is encoded by the coding sequence GTGCCATCCGACCCGAGCGCTGCCCGGACACCTGACCCGGCCGCGCTCCACCCGCTGCCTGCCCACCAGCGGGTCGTCTTCCTCAAGCCACTGGTCGCCGGAACCCACGTCGTGGCAGGTGACTTCACCTACTACGACGACCCCGACGGCGCGACCGACTTCGTGCAGCGCAATGTGCTCTACGCCTACGGTCCGGAACGGCTGGTCATCGGCAAATACTGCGCGATCGCCACGGGCACTCGATTCCTGATGGCGGGTGCCGGACACCCGTCGATGGGGGTGTCCACCTTCCCCTTCACCATGTTCGGTGGGGAGTGGGCCGAGCAGACCCTCGACATCGTCACCGGCATGCCCAGCCGCGGGGACACGGTGGTCGGCAACGACGTGTGGTTCGGATACGGAGCCACCGTGATGCCGGGAGTACGGATCGGTGACGGTGCCGTGATCGCGGCCGGTGCGATGGTCACCGCCGACGTGCCGCCCTACACCGTCGTGGGCGGGAACCCGGCCGGAACGATCAGACAGCGCTTCGACGACAGCGACGTCGAACGGCTCGTGCGCGCCGCCTGGTGGGACTGGCCCGTCGCGCTGGTGACCACGCACGCGCGCACCATCATGGCGGGTTCCCCGCGGGACATCGAGCGCATCGCCGCCGCCGAAGGTCTGGAGCAGCAGTGA
- a CDS encoding virginiamycin B lyase, with protein MTTRTVEEYAVSGRDSGPYAITTGPDGALWFTMVHSGQIGRLVPGQKPTSHQIAPDSGPTVISAGPDGALWFTQYRAHRIGRITTAGHTTEFALPTARCGPFGIAAGPDGALWFTETATDRIGRLTTDGSVTEYPLPCTGAFPSAIATAGDAMWFTMNQANAIGRIGMDGRITIHELPTGAAAPVGIAASHDGGVWFTEIAAGQIGHRAPDGRITEYPLPDRSVRPHAVTTDTDGTAWFTEWAGNRVGSITADGTVTVHDLPTPASEPHGITMGPDGALWTALETGALARISPTARTDITARTNIITRNTEQRNTP; from the coding sequence GTGACGACGCGGACCGTCGAAGAGTACGCGGTGTCCGGTCGCGACAGCGGCCCGTACGCCATCACCACAGGCCCGGACGGCGCACTGTGGTTCACCATGGTGCACAGCGGCCAGATCGGCCGACTCGTCCCGGGACAGAAGCCGACCAGCCATCAGATCGCCCCGGACAGCGGTCCGACGGTCATCAGTGCCGGGCCGGACGGCGCACTGTGGTTCACCCAGTACCGGGCGCACCGAATCGGCCGGATCACGACGGCCGGCCACACGACGGAGTTCGCGCTTCCGACCGCGCGGTGCGGTCCCTTCGGTATTGCCGCAGGCCCGGACGGCGCACTGTGGTTCACCGAAACCGCCACCGACCGCATCGGACGCCTCACCACCGACGGATCGGTCACGGAGTATCCACTGCCGTGCACCGGCGCGTTCCCCTCTGCGATCGCCACGGCCGGGGACGCGATGTGGTTCACGATGAACCAGGCCAACGCCATCGGCCGCATCGGCATGGACGGCCGCATCACGATCCACGAGCTGCCCACCGGGGCCGCCGCCCCGGTGGGTATCGCCGCGAGCCATGACGGTGGCGTCTGGTTCACCGAGATCGCCGCCGGTCAGATCGGTCACCGCGCGCCCGACGGCCGGATCACCGAGTATCCGCTGCCCGACCGCTCGGTCCGGCCGCACGCCGTCACCACCGACACCGACGGCACCGCGTGGTTCACCGAATGGGCCGGCAACCGCGTCGGCTCGATCACCGCCGACGGCACGGTCACCGTCCACGACCTGCCCACCCCGGCCTCCGAACCACACGGGATCACGATGGGCCCGGACGGCGCCCTGTGGACGGCCCTGGAGACAGGCGCACTGGCCCGTATCTCCCCCACCGCCAGAACCGACATCACCGCCAGAACCAACATCATCACCAGGAACACCGAACAGAGGAACACCCCATGA
- a CDS encoding YciI family protein, whose amino-acid sequence MKYALVVFETHASRARIQADRDAYRKAYETWIGELAAAGKLAGGDALDTERQGPVTVRKTTDGSVAVTEGPVHSGEETLGGWFILEVADHAEAIELARGFPTPEALEIRPVLESA is encoded by the coding sequence ATGAAATACGCACTCGTGGTCTTCGAGACACACGCGTCACGCGCGCGGATCCAGGCCGACCGCGACGCCTACCGCAAGGCGTACGAGACGTGGATCGGCGAGCTCGCGGCAGCGGGCAAACTGGCGGGCGGCGACGCCCTTGACACCGAGCGCCAGGGCCCCGTCACCGTACGCAAGACGACGGACGGGTCCGTGGCCGTGACCGAGGGACCCGTGCACAGCGGCGAGGAGACCCTCGGCGGCTGGTTCATCCTGGAGGTGGCCGACCACGCCGAGGCCATCGAGCTGGCCCGCGGCTTCCCCACCCCGGAGGCGCTCGAAATCCGTCCCGTCCTCGAATCGGCCTGA
- a CDS encoding GNAT family N-acetyltransferase, translating into MSYRPLTGPEELELFCRLRYVLDHELSDDFANGFRRPEWTWVALDGDRLLARLAWWAPPGGDIPVQFDFFDIDDTLPEADRDEIGLRLFKTATATVFPAGAQLPEYGRFVPPDWREDPAARAVVESRTRVLESTGARLLVERLRLQWTPSSPLPEPKDRLVFRPVAGREDLLALMTPVMEGTLDAHGQADLASGLSPREAAERHYDGEFAGFKSPHEWWRIAELPDGGGPVGFVIPARNSYHPIIAYIGVLPAHRGNGYIDELLAEGTRILAAEGVDRIRASTDLGNVPMAKAFARAGYANFERSLNLVWD; encoded by the coding sequence GTGAGCTACCGACCTCTGACCGGCCCCGAGGAGCTCGAACTCTTCTGCCGGCTCCGCTACGTCCTGGACCACGAGCTGAGCGACGACTTCGCGAACGGATTCCGCCGCCCCGAGTGGACCTGGGTGGCCCTGGACGGCGACCGCCTCCTCGCCCGGCTCGCCTGGTGGGCGCCACCGGGCGGTGACATCCCGGTGCAGTTCGACTTCTTCGACATCGACGACACGCTGCCCGAGGCCGACCGCGACGAGATCGGCCTGCGACTGTTCAAGACGGCGACCGCGACCGTCTTCCCGGCGGGTGCCCAGCTCCCGGAGTACGGCCGCTTCGTCCCGCCCGACTGGCGTGAGGACCCCGCGGCCCGCGCGGTGGTCGAATCCCGCACGCGTGTGCTGGAGAGCACCGGCGCACGCCTGCTGGTCGAGCGGCTGCGGCTGCAGTGGACGCCCTCGTCCCCGCTCCCGGAACCCAAGGACCGTCTCGTCTTCCGCCCGGTGGCCGGCCGCGAGGACCTCCTCGCCCTGATGACCCCGGTCATGGAAGGCACCCTCGACGCCCACGGCCAGGCGGACCTGGCATCCGGACTGAGCCCGCGTGAGGCCGCCGAACGGCACTACGACGGGGAGTTCGCCGGATTCAAGAGCCCTCACGAATGGTGGCGCATCGCCGAACTGCCCGACGGCGGCGGCCCGGTGGGCTTCGTGATCCCGGCCCGCAACAGCTACCACCCGATCATCGCGTACATCGGTGTCCTGCCCGCCCACCGCGGCAACGGCTACATCGACGAACTCCTCGCCGAGGGCACCCGTATCCTGGCCGCCGAGGGCGTCGACCGGATCAGGGCATCGACGGACCTCGGCAACGTCCCCATGGCAAAAGCCTTCGCCCGAGCCGGATACGCCAACTTCGAACGCTCCCTCAACCTGGTCTGGGACTGA
- a CDS encoding MarR family winged helix-turn-helix transcriptional regulator: MQLLGEVTGDVGMGNPPPEGDHSTSTGESEGHQPIRQLSEGVERLMRMFIRTRAQMLDRARDDIDWSVQILMGVLVKNGPMRVKKLAELVESDPSTVSRHAAQLVRDGFLERRSDPADGRACQLVATDKARRSVADRTRSRDAHFEEMLHGWDNHDRERLAALLVRFIDDFETYKTALAATDWKGFRPSASQKETTA; encoded by the coding sequence ATGCAACTGCTTGGTGAAGTCACGGGAGACGTCGGCATGGGCAATCCGCCCCCGGAGGGGGATCACAGCACGTCAACCGGGGAGTCCGAGGGCCATCAGCCCATCCGGCAACTGTCCGAGGGCGTCGAGCGCCTCATGCGGATGTTCATCCGCACGCGCGCACAGATGCTGGACCGGGCTCGCGACGACATCGACTGGTCGGTCCAGATCCTGATGGGCGTGCTGGTGAAAAACGGGCCCATGCGTGTCAAGAAGCTGGCGGAGTTGGTCGAGTCCGATCCCTCCACCGTGAGCCGTCACGCGGCACAACTCGTACGTGACGGCTTCCTCGAAAGGCGGTCCGACCCCGCTGACGGCCGCGCCTGCCAGCTGGTGGCCACCGACAAGGCCCGGCGCTCCGTCGCCGACCGGACACGGTCACGCGATGCGCACTTCGAGGAAATGCTCCACGGATGGGACAACCACGACCGCGAGAGGTTGGCCGCACTGCTGGTGCGCTTTATCGACGATTTTGAAACGTACAAAACGGCGCTCGCAGCCACGGACTGGAAGGGATTCCGTCCCTCGGCGAGCCAAAAGGAGACCACCGCATGA
- a CDS encoding MDR family MFS transporter gives MSSTSAASADIGSAGTGETGYTHRQIMVILSGLLLGMFLAALDQTVVSTAIYRIGESLNGLTAQAWVTTAFLITSTIATPMYGKLSDQYGRKPFFLFAIAVFITGSALCTLSTSMYMLAGFRAFQGIGAGGLFSLAFAIIGDIIAPRERAKYQGYFMAVFGTSSVLGPVVGGALAGQNTLLGIDGWRWIFLINVPIGIVALIVVAKVLHLEHNRREHRIDFAGAISLVVALVPLLIVAEQGRTWGWGSTSSLVCYVVGALGIVGFLFAERRAGEDALLPMRLFRNGVFAVGAAQSMIIGIGMFGGITLLPLYLQLVKGNSPTKAGLLTLPLVLGIMALSVVAGQITSRTGRYKIFPIIGGGLLVIGMLMLWRLSADSGLFYTDISMFVVGAGLGLNMQTIVLAMQNAVPPRDIGVATSSTTFFRQMGGTAGVAVFLSIVYSVVGGKISDAFADARGTAAFQAAAQAHPDQLKTLTSASSGSAGTLNDTSFLSHLDPVLAHPFKVGFTNAVTVAFLVGAVVLVGAFVLAFFIKEVPLRTTAAAFTKDPAEAEAK, from the coding sequence ATGAGTTCCACCAGCGCCGCGTCCGCCGATATCGGCTCGGCCGGTACAGGGGAAACCGGTTACACCCACCGGCAGATCATGGTGATCCTGTCCGGCCTGCTCCTCGGGATGTTCCTGGCAGCCCTGGACCAGACTGTCGTCTCGACCGCGATCTACAGGATCGGTGAGAGCCTCAACGGGCTGACCGCACAAGCGTGGGTGACCACCGCGTTCCTCATCACCTCGACGATCGCCACCCCGATGTACGGCAAGCTGTCCGACCAGTACGGGCGCAAGCCCTTCTTCCTCTTCGCCATCGCGGTGTTCATCACCGGCTCGGCGCTCTGCACACTCTCCACCTCGATGTACATGCTGGCCGGGTTCCGCGCCTTCCAGGGCATAGGCGCCGGCGGTCTGTTCTCCCTCGCCTTCGCGATCATCGGCGACATCATCGCGCCGCGTGAACGGGCGAAGTACCAGGGCTACTTCATGGCCGTCTTCGGTACGTCCAGTGTGCTCGGCCCGGTCGTCGGTGGCGCGCTGGCCGGCCAGAACACCCTGCTCGGCATCGACGGCTGGCGCTGGATCTTCCTCATCAACGTCCCGATCGGCATCGTGGCGCTGATCGTGGTCGCCAAGGTCCTCCACCTGGAGCACAACCGGCGCGAGCACCGCATCGACTTCGCGGGCGCCATCTCGCTCGTGGTCGCACTGGTGCCCCTGCTGATCGTCGCGGAACAGGGCAGGACCTGGGGCTGGGGTTCCACCTCCTCGCTCGTCTGCTACGTCGTCGGCGCCCTCGGGATCGTCGGCTTCCTGTTCGCCGAGCGCCGGGCCGGAGAGGACGCGCTGCTGCCGATGCGGCTCTTCCGTAACGGCGTGTTCGCCGTCGGGGCCGCCCAGTCGATGATCATCGGTATCGGCATGTTCGGCGGAATCACCCTGCTGCCTCTCTACCTCCAGCTCGTCAAGGGCAACTCCCCGACCAAGGCGGGTCTGCTGACCCTCCCGCTGGTGCTGGGCATCATGGCACTCTCGGTCGTCGCGGGTCAGATCACCTCGCGCACCGGCCGGTACAAGATCTTCCCGATCATCGGCGGCGGACTGCTCGTCATCGGCATGCTCATGTTGTGGCGACTGTCGGCCGACAGTGGCCTCTTCTACACCGACATCTCGATGTTCGTGGTCGGCGCCGGTCTGGGTCTGAACATGCAGACCATCGTGCTGGCCATGCAGAACGCCGTCCCGCCGCGCGACATCGGCGTCGCCACCTCGTCCACCACGTTCTTCCGGCAGATGGGCGGTACGGCGGGTGTCGCCGTGTTCCTGTCGATCGTCTACTCCGTGGTGGGCGGCAAGATCAGCGACGCCTTCGCGGACGCACGCGGCACAGCCGCCTTCCAGGCCGCGGCCCAGGCCCACCCCGACCAGCTCAAGACGCTGACCTCCGCGTCCTCCGGTTCGGCGGGCACGCTCAACGACACGTCGTTCCTGAGTCACCTCGATCCGGTCCTCGCCCACCCCTTCAAGGTCGGCTTCACGAACGCGGTCACCGTGGCGTTCCTGGTCGGCGCCGTGGTGCTGGTGGGCGCCTTCGTACTGGCCTTCTTCATCAAGGAGGTGCCGCTGCGCACCACGGCCGCGGCCTTCACCAAGGACCCGGCCGAGGCCGAGGCGAAGTAG
- a CDS encoding transcriptional regulator, with amino-acid sequence MTNARFDELIHPSTRLSLVATLAAADWAEFAFLKDRLALSDSALSKQLTTLEEAGYVATERRLSGSRRKVRARLTDAGREAFDGHIAALQAIVADATAPAAGGSA; translated from the coding sequence ATGACGAACGCGCGGTTCGACGAGCTGATCCACCCCAGCACCCGCCTGTCGCTGGTGGCGACCCTGGCAGCTGCCGACTGGGCTGAGTTCGCCTTCCTCAAGGACCGCCTGGCCCTGTCCGACTCGGCCCTGTCCAAGCAGCTGACGACACTCGAAGAGGCCGGGTACGTCGCTACGGAACGCCGCCTCAGCGGCAGCCGCCGCAAGGTGCGCGCCCGGCTCACCGACGCCGGCCGGGAAGCCTTCGACGGCCACATCGCGGCCCTGCAGGCGATCGTTGCCGACGCCACGGCGCCGGCCGCAGGGGGCTCGGCGTGA
- a CDS encoding N-acetylmuramoyl-L-alanine amidase: MHKRKTRRRRVTLAIAMGAVAAGGLAVLPITALADTTSGTAGAASSARQQDFASAAAEYHVPSSVLLGLAYQESAWESHGAQASADGGYGPMHLTDVTPAMMASGGAGAVGRSDLKSMAANPALHTLQAAAKLTGLSEDALRKDPAANIRGGAALLASYEKQVAGGVPSDTAQWYGAVARYSQSTRKQDAAGFANRVFATIRGGAGVTTKDGQRVRLDATPSVSPATAQVERLHLKAAAATDTECPPAVPCTFVPGSPAGLQASNRPANGIKIDTIVIHDLEGTYDSGVAALANPSNSVSTNYVMRSSDGAVTQMVATKDIAFHAGNYSSNLHSIGIEHEGYAAQGATWYTEAQYESTAYLVQYLAHRFDIPLDRQHILGHDDVAGPSLTGVRSQHWDPGPSWDWDHFMRLLGAPLSGLRSEAPVGSVVTIDPVFDTNLQTVQVCPIDDPTGATTACTDRQQASNFVFLRTAPDASAPLFGDQAIHGTAAGTDKISDWGSTAQTGQQFVVADQQGDWTAIWFSGAKVWFYNPGGQNTKQAYGVKTISAAGSTPVAIYGSSYPDASEYPAGLGASTQAPISGYSLPAGQAYVATQPPNATVDYFKSSGTVVTGAKTQYTIQYNHRVALVYSGDVTATPVTKHWEDSGAKR; encoded by the coding sequence TTGCACAAGAGGAAGACGCGGCGTCGGCGTGTGACGCTCGCGATCGCGATGGGCGCGGTGGCCGCAGGCGGCCTCGCCGTCCTGCCGATCACAGCGCTGGCCGACACGACGAGCGGCACCGCAGGCGCCGCGAGCAGCGCCCGGCAGCAGGACTTCGCCTCGGCCGCGGCGGAGTACCACGTCCCGTCGAGCGTCCTGCTCGGCCTGGCGTACCAGGAGTCGGCCTGGGAGTCGCACGGCGCGCAGGCCAGCGCCGACGGCGGCTACGGGCCCATGCACCTCACCGACGTGACCCCGGCCATGATGGCCTCCGGCGGCGCGGGCGCCGTCGGGCGCAGCGATCTGAAGTCGATGGCCGCGAACCCGGCGCTGCACACCCTGCAGGCCGCCGCGAAGCTGACCGGCCTGTCCGAGGACGCGCTGCGCAAGGACCCCGCGGCGAACATCCGCGGTGGCGCGGCCCTGCTGGCCTCGTACGAGAAGCAGGTGGCCGGCGGCGTGCCGTCGGACACCGCTCAGTGGTACGGCGCGGTCGCCCGCTACAGCCAGTCGACGCGGAAGCAGGACGCGGCGGGCTTCGCCAACCGCGTCTTCGCCACCATCCGCGGCGGCGCCGGCGTCACCACCAAGGACGGCCAGCGCGTCCGGCTCGACGCCACCCCTTCGGTGAGCCCCGCCACCGCCCAGGTGGAGCGGCTGCACCTGAAGGCCGCTGCCGCCACGGACACCGAGTGCCCGCCGGCCGTGCCGTGCACCTTCGTACCCGGCTCCCCGGCCGGCCTGCAGGCGTCGAACCGCCCCGCCAACGGCATCAAGATCGACACCATCGTCATCCACGACCTGGAGGGCACATACGACTCCGGCGTGGCCGCTCTCGCCAACCCGTCGAACAGCGTGTCGACCAACTACGTCATGCGGTCCTCGGACGGCGCGGTGACGCAGATGGTGGCCACGAAGGACATCGCCTTCCACGCGGGCAACTACTCCTCGAACCTCCACTCGATCGGCATCGAGCACGAGGGCTACGCCGCGCAGGGCGCCACCTGGTACACCGAGGCGCAGTACGAGTCCACGGCCTACCTCGTGCAGTACCTGGCCCACCGGTTCGACATACCACTGGACCGCCAGCACATCCTGGGTCACGACGACGTCGCCGGGCCGAGCCTGACCGGTGTCCGCTCGCAGCACTGGGACCCGGGACCGAGCTGGGACTGGGACCACTTCATGCGCCTGCTCGGCGCGCCGCTCAGCGGCCTGCGGAGCGAGGCGCCCGTGGGCTCGGTCGTGACCATCGACCCCGTCTTCGACACCAACCTGCAGACCGTCCAGGTGTGCCCGATCGACGACCCGACCGGTGCGACGACCGCGTGCACGGACCGGCAGCAGGCATCGAACTTCGTCTTCCTGCGCACCGCGCCTGACGCGTCCGCCCCGCTCTTCGGCGACCAGGCGATCCACGGCACGGCCGCGGGCACGGACAAGATCAGCGACTGGGGCAGCACCGCGCAGACCGGCCAGCAGTTCGTCGTCGCCGACCAGCAGGGCGACTGGACGGCGATCTGGTTCAGCGGCGCGAAAGTGTGGTTCTACAACCCGGGCGGCCAGAACACCAAGCAGGCCTACGGCGTGAAGACCATCTCCGCCGCGGGCAGCACCCCGGTGGCCATCTACGGGTCGAGCTACCCGGACGCGTCGGAGTACCCGGCCGGCCTGGGCGCCTCGACGCAGGCCCCGATCAGCGGGTACAGCCTTCCCGCGGGCCAGGCGTACGTCGCCACGCAGCCGCCGAACGCCACGGTGGACTACTTCAAGTCCAGCGGGACGGTCGTCACCGGCGCGAAGACGCAGTACACGATCCAGTACAACCACCGCGTGGCGCTGGTGTATTCGGGCGACGTGACCGCGACTCCCGTGACCAAACACTGGGAGGACAGCGGCGCGAAGCGCTGA